Proteins from one Candidatus Neomarinimicrobiota bacterium genomic window:
- a CDS encoding alpha-L-arabinofuranosidase has product MQIDRVLKLILVTVVMATVTVSLGAVPRITVEVEDDPAVDISPLMWGLFIEDINFAGDGGLYPEKVKNRSFEFERPMMGWQILRKDGAKGDVLLYRYDKQPRNPNYAQFRVKETGGGFGLNNEGFRGMGIRKGAGFDFTIQARKVEGSISALRVEIINSEGKVIGKGKVSGFEAGKWKTYETELTATETAAKATMNLWVEGTGKLDFDMVSLFPHDTYKDRENGLRPDLVKMMEDMKPGFLRFPGGCIVEGFDLSQRYQWKNTIGPLDERVVTINRWNFEFQHKPAPDYYQSYGLGYYEYFQLAEDLNAEPMPILNIGMACQFNTGELVPVDELGPYIQDALDLIEFANGPADSEWGSVRAEMGHPEPFNMKMLGAGNEQWGPQYIERYKPFVDSIKAHYPDIQIVAATGSDATIFPNGEEEIDYLWKQWMKLDPEIVDEHFYRTPDFYLENVDWYDDYDRSGPKLFVGEYGAQSVGVASPDNENTWRTALYEAAFLIGFERNADLVRLSSYAPLFGHLDAWQWKPDLIYFNNLDVFGSANYYVHKMFSTNPGTHMLTATVDDKPKTSDGIEGLHASAQLDKDAGEVIIKVANATKKAQKTSVNLSGAGEVGGEAKVIILKSGSLKDFNTIDNQKKIYPEEFTASVTGPDFEYEFAPLSFTIIRVPVE; this is encoded by the coding sequence ATCGCTCTTTTGAGTTCGAGCGCCCCATGATGGGATGGCAAATTCTCCGAAAAGATGGTGCTAAAGGGGATGTTTTGCTCTATCGGTACGATAAACAGCCCCGGAATCCCAACTATGCCCAGTTCCGGGTTAAAGAGACCGGTGGTGGCTTCGGGCTGAATAATGAAGGATTCCGGGGCATGGGGATCCGGAAAGGCGCCGGATTTGACTTCACCATTCAGGCCAGAAAGGTCGAGGGAAGCATCTCCGCTCTGCGCGTGGAAATTATCAATAGCGAGGGGAAAGTTATCGGTAAGGGTAAAGTCTCCGGCTTTGAAGCGGGGAAATGGAAGACCTATGAAACCGAGTTGACTGCCACTGAAACTGCTGCAAAAGCCACCATGAATCTCTGGGTGGAAGGCACCGGCAAACTGGATTTCGACATGGTATCTCTGTTTCCGCACGATACTTACAAAGATCGGGAAAACGGACTCCGTCCGGATCTCGTAAAAATGATGGAAGACATGAAGCCGGGATTTCTGCGTTTCCCCGGTGGATGTATCGTAGAAGGATTTGACCTGTCCCAGCGATATCAATGGAAAAACACCATCGGCCCGCTGGACGAACGGGTGGTGACTATCAACAGGTGGAACTTCGAATTCCAACACAAGCCGGCTCCGGATTACTATCAATCCTACGGACTCGGCTACTACGAATATTTCCAGCTCGCCGAAGATTTAAACGCCGAGCCCATGCCAATCCTGAATATCGGGATGGCCTGCCAGTTTAACACCGGCGAGTTAGTCCCGGTGGATGAACTCGGCCCGTATATCCAGGATGCCCTGGATCTCATCGAATTTGCCAACGGCCCCGCAGACAGTGAGTGGGGGAGTGTCCGTGCGGAGATGGGACATCCCGAACCGTTTAACATGAAAATGCTGGGCGCCGGTAACGAGCAGTGGGGCCCGCAGTACATCGAACGGTATAAACCGTTTGTCGATTCCATCAAGGCGCATTATCCGGACATACAGATCGTTGCGGCCACCGGCTCGGATGCCACGATATTCCCCAACGGGGAAGAAGAAATAGACTATCTCTGGAAACAATGGATGAAGCTCGATCCGGAAATCGTGGATGAGCATTTCTACCGGACGCCGGACTTCTATCTGGAAAATGTGGACTGGTACGACGATTACGACCGGAGCGGTCCCAAACTGTTCGTCGGTGAATACGGCGCCCAGAGCGTCGGTGTGGCCAGTCCGGATAACGAGAATACCTGGCGGACGGCACTCTACGAAGCCGCGTTTCTTATAGGGTTTGAGAGGAACGCCGACCTGGTGCGGCTGTCATCGTATGCACCGCTGTTCGGGCACCTGGATGCTTGGCAGTGGAAGCCGGATCTGATCTATTTTAATAACCTTGATGTGTTCGGCAGCGCCAACTATTACGTCCATAAGATGTTCAGTACTAATCCGGGAACGCATATGTTGACCGCGACTGTAGATGATAAGCCTAAGACGAGCGACGGAATTGAAGGCCTCCACGCCAGCGCTCAGCTGGATAAAGATGCTGGTGAGGTCATTATCAAAGTAGCCAATGCAACGAAGAAGGCACAGAAAACATCCGTCAACCTCAGCGGCGCCGGTGAGGTTGGGGGTGAGGCGAAAGTCATCATCTTAAAGTCCGGATCGCTGAAGGACTTCAATACCATCGATAACCAGAAGAAGATTTATCCGGAAGAGTTTACGGCATCGGTGACCGGGCCGGATTTTGAGTATGAATTTGCACCTTTATCGTTCACTATCATCAGGGTGCCTGTGGAGTAA
- a CDS encoding alpha-N-arabinofuranosidase, whose product MRELSRTKLAVLFCLSFLFVTSAFSQPATVTIDQTETREEISKYIYGQFIEHLGQCIYGGIWAEMLEDRKFYYPVPAESEDAIWRITDRQARVLNASPWQVIGPEGTVTMVKENSYVGRHTPHINVAGSDAVGIFQGELGVVEDKQYSGYVILSGGSDVGPVTVSLAWDGGSESHVIEEVYEEYVKVPFMFTAGASTDNARLEITAKGQGTLKIATASIMPADNIDGFRRDTFELLQALDSPVYRWPGGNFVSGYDWRDGIGPRDKRPTRTNPAWTGIETNDMGLDEFIHLCRLLDTEPMIAVNTGFGDAYSAAAEVEYANGDPSTEYGEWRARNGHPEPYDVEYWCVGNEMFGRWQLGYMEIDDYVLKHNLVEEKMREVDPSITTIGVGEIGDDGEWSREMLENSADHMDLMSEHFYAWNDTSDIPAHVAQITGNIKRIADYHRKFRKEIPGIAEKDIKVALDEWNYWYGPYRYGELGVRYHLKDALGIAAGLHEYFRNSDIYWGANYAQTVNVIGAIKTTKTEAEFATTGLPLMLYRKEFGKTPVMVENGAKNVDISAALTKDGNALTIGVVNMNKESVDLNFEGIDPASDATTWIITSDDHDPRAYNVPGEERNVDIEEAGNTDLTNTVEVEPLSITLFKVQL is encoded by the coding sequence ATGAGGGAATTATCACGCACGAAACTGGCAGTACTGTTCTGCCTCAGCTTTCTGTTTGTGACCAGCGCCTTTAGTCAGCCGGCAACGGTCACTATCGATCAGACAGAAACGCGCGAGGAGATCAGTAAGTATATCTATGGCCAGTTCATAGAGCACCTTGGACAATGCATCTATGGCGGCATCTGGGCCGAGATGCTGGAAGATCGCAAATTTTACTATCCGGTGCCGGCCGAGAGCGAAGACGCCATCTGGCGCATAACCGATCGGCAGGCGCGGGTGTTGAATGCTTCTCCGTGGCAGGTTATCGGGCCGGAAGGCACGGTCACCATGGTAAAGGAGAATTCTTATGTCGGCCGACACACACCACATATCAACGTGGCCGGCAGCGACGCAGTCGGGATTTTCCAGGGAGAACTCGGCGTGGTGGAGGATAAGCAGTACAGCGGATATGTTATTTTATCCGGTGGAAGTGACGTTGGCCCTGTGACAGTCTCATTGGCATGGGATGGCGGCAGTGAATCGCATGTCATCGAAGAAGTGTACGAAGAATACGTGAAGGTGCCGTTCATGTTCACTGCCGGGGCAAGTACCGACAACGCCCGGCTGGAGATTACCGCGAAAGGTCAGGGAACTCTGAAGATCGCCACGGCTTCAATTATGCCGGCAGATAATATCGACGGTTTTCGGCGGGATACCTTCGAACTCCTGCAGGCACTTGACTCGCCGGTTTATCGCTGGCCCGGCGGAAATTTCGTCAGCGGATATGACTGGCGGGATGGTATCGGGCCCAGAGATAAACGTCCTACGCGGACGAATCCGGCGTGGACGGGTATCGAGACCAACGATATGGGGCTGGATGAGTTTATCCATCTTTGCAGACTCCTGGATACCGAGCCGATGATTGCCGTAAATACCGGTTTTGGCGATGCCTATTCGGCTGCGGCTGAAGTTGAGTATGCCAACGGTGATCCTTCAACGGAATACGGAGAATGGCGTGCCCGGAACGGCCATCCGGAACCGTATGATGTGGAATACTGGTGTGTGGGGAACGAAATGTTTGGTCGCTGGCAGTTGGGTTACATGGAAATCGATGATTATGTGCTGAAGCATAACCTGGTTGAAGAAAAAATGCGCGAAGTTGATCCCTCCATCACCACTATCGGTGTCGGTGAGATAGGCGATGATGGCGAATGGTCACGGGAAATGCTGGAAAACAGCGCAGATCACATGGATCTCATGAGCGAGCACTTCTATGCGTGGAACGATACCAGTGATATTCCGGCGCACGTGGCACAGATTACGGGCAACATCAAGCGGATTGCCGATTACCACCGGAAATTCCGGAAAGAGATCCCCGGCATCGCCGAGAAGGATATCAAAGTTGCCCTGGACGAATGGAACTACTGGTACGGCCCGTATCGCTACGGCGAACTGGGTGTCCGGTATCATCTCAAAGATGCGCTCGGTATCGCAGCCGGTCTGCACGAATATTTCCGCAATTCCGATATCTATTGGGGGGCTAATTATGCCCAGACGGTGAACGTCATCGGCGCCATTAAGACCACCAAAACCGAAGCAGAGTTTGCCACTACCGGGTTGCCACTGATGCTGTACCGCAAGGAGTTCGGCAAGACGCCGGTAATGGTTGAGAATGGTGCGAAAAATGTCGACATCAGCGCGGCGCTTACCAAAGATGGAAACGCCCTGACTATCGGCGTCGTCAACATGAACAAAGAGAGCGTCGATCTCAACTTCGAGGGGATCGATCCAGCCAGCGACGCGACTACGTGGATAATCACCAGTGATGACCACGATCCGCGGGCCTATAACGTCCCCGGTGAAGAACGGAACGTCGATATCGAAGAAGCCGGGAACACCGATTTGACGAATACAGTGGAAGTCGAACCGCTGAGCATTACTTTGTTTAAGGTGCAGCTGTAG
- a CDS encoding glycoside hydrolase family 97 protein: MKRWGIILVIILVAGMPGFAQDGERSYRIVSPDQGIVVTFEVGGDQFAYYSVAYQGTTVLENSRLGVERMDADLFTALRVDTASAVTPVDDKYSMRTGKQSEIRYQANRRVFHLRNDAGNPLDIIFQVSNDGVAFRYHFPEKTPDVRTILKEYTTFRFLEETHAWIQPLAEPKSGWQKSNPSYEEHYIHDVNIRELPDNPHGWVYPALFKTGETWILISETAPGYNYCGSRISYVPGAQQFSIVYPTVVESFPDGGAKPVGTLPMSSPWRIIAIGDLETIAESTLGTDLADPPVEADFSFVEPGRASWSWVMLKDNSVNYDTQKRFIDYAAEMGWEYCLVDADWDRNIGYDGIAELSAYAQDKGVGLLLWYNSAGSWNTTPYTPRDKLLTHDSRIAEFTKLQEMDIAGIKVDFFGGDARSMMVYYQDIFTDAAKYDLVVNCHGTTLPRGWQRTYPNLVTMESIMGFEFVTFEQQNANRQPMKSCVIPFTRNVFDPMDFTPVGFSEIPNIERRTSNAFELATGVIFHSGVQHFAAIPKGMNSVPSYVKRVMKEIPVAWDQTEFVAGYPGKLAVLARKKGNAWYVAGINGEDRQKEVTLDLSFLASTEGMLIADGETNRDFRQEKVELSGGKQYSVDLSGYGGFLMKFGGK; the protein is encoded by the coding sequence ATGAAACGCTGGGGTATCATTTTAGTCATTATTTTGGTGGCGGGAATGCCGGGATTTGCGCAGGATGGTGAAAGATCTTATAGGATTGTGAGTCCGGATCAGGGTATAGTCGTCACCTTTGAGGTTGGCGGAGATCAATTTGCGTACTATTCGGTGGCTTATCAGGGGACAACAGTTCTTGAGAATAGCCGACTGGGTGTTGAGCGTATGGATGCCGATCTGTTTACCGCACTCCGAGTTGATACGGCATCGGCGGTGACTCCGGTCGATGACAAATACTCCATGCGCACCGGCAAGCAGTCGGAAATCCGGTATCAGGCCAACCGGCGTGTTTTTCACCTGCGAAATGATGCCGGGAATCCGTTGGACATCATTTTTCAGGTTTCCAATGATGGCGTGGCGTTTCGGTACCACTTTCCGGAAAAGACTCCGGATGTGAGGACGATTCTGAAAGAGTATACGACCTTTCGGTTTTTAGAAGAAACCCACGCCTGGATACAGCCGCTGGCCGAACCGAAGTCCGGTTGGCAAAAATCCAATCCCAGCTACGAAGAGCACTATATACACGATGTGAATATCAGGGAGCTGCCGGATAATCCCCACGGATGGGTGTATCCTGCACTGTTTAAAACCGGTGAGACCTGGATACTGATTTCAGAAACAGCACCCGGATATAACTACTGTGGATCCCGGATTTCGTATGTCCCCGGAGCGCAGCAATTCAGTATTGTTTATCCCACTGTCGTAGAGTCATTTCCCGATGGCGGGGCTAAACCGGTCGGAACTTTACCCATGTCCAGCCCCTGGCGGATTATCGCAATCGGCGATCTGGAGACCATTGCTGAATCGACTCTGGGAACGGATTTAGCCGATCCGCCAGTTGAGGCTGATTTCTCCTTCGTCGAGCCGGGCCGTGCGTCCTGGAGCTGGGTCATGCTAAAGGATAACTCGGTCAATTACGATACCCAAAAACGTTTCATCGATTATGCCGCCGAGATGGGATGGGAGTACTGTCTCGTTGACGCGGACTGGGATCGAAACATCGGGTATGACGGTATAGCGGAATTGTCGGCATACGCACAGGATAAAGGTGTCGGACTCCTTCTGTGGTACAACTCCGCTGGCAGCTGGAATACGACTCCGTACACTCCCAGAGATAAACTGCTGACCCATGATAGTAGAATAGCGGAGTTCACCAAGCTGCAGGAGATGGACATCGCCGGAATCAAGGTGGACTTCTTTGGCGGGGATGCCCGTTCCATGATGGTATACTACCAGGATATTTTCACGGATGCGGCGAAGTATGACCTAGTGGTGAACTGTCACGGAACCACGCTCCCCAGGGGATGGCAGCGGACATATCCGAATCTGGTGACCATGGAATCGATCATGGGATTCGAGTTCGTCACTTTCGAACAGCAGAATGCTAACCGCCAGCCGATGAAATCGTGTGTGATCCCGTTTACGAGGAATGTGTTCGATCCCATGGACTTTACACCAGTCGGATTTTCTGAGATTCCGAACATTGAGCGGCGAACCTCCAATGCCTTTGAGCTGGCCACGGGGGTTATCTTTCATTCCGGAGTCCAACACTTCGCCGCCATCCCGAAAGGGATGAATTCTGTTCCTTCTTATGTGAAGCGGGTGATGAAAGAAATTCCGGTAGCCTGGGATCAGACGGAATTCGTCGCAGGTTATCCCGGAAAACTGGCAGTCTTGGCCCGGAAAAAGGGGAATGCCTGGTATGTCGCCGGGATTAACGGGGAAGACCGGCAAAAAGAGGTGACCCTGGATCTGTCATTTCTCGCTTCCACCGAAGGCATGTTGATCGCCGACGGCGAGACCAACCGGGATTTTCGTCAGGAGAAAGTGGAATTATCCGGGGGCAAGCAGTATTCCGTAGATTTATCTGGATATGGCGGATTTTTGATGAAGTTTGGCGGAAAGTAA